GTCGACCGCGAGGACCGAATCCGCGACCACCGGGCGCTTGTCGTTGAAGACGGCCCCACCCTCACGCACGGCGGGATGGCCTTTGGCGCCGGAACGCTCGCCGCGCAGCGCCTCGGAGCATCTCTCGTAGATCCTCGGCCGTGGGCCCAAGGCTCCATCGCGGACGCGTACCGAGAATATCCGCATCTGGGTCCCGTGCTGCCAGCGATAGGCTATGGGGACCGGCAATTACGAGACCTCGAGGCGACGATCGCCGCGGTCCCGTGCGACGTGGTCGTCTGCGCGACGCCCGTTGACCTGCAGCGCGTCATCACGATCGCACAACCGATCGTTCGGGTGACCTACGAAGCCCGCGACCGGCCTGAGGGTGTGCTGGCCACGGCCGTCTTGGCGGCCGTCCGCTAACGATCGAGACGAACCGTGGTGCCGGCTTCCTGGCGCAGCATGGTCGCGGCGTCTTCCAGGGCACCAATCACGGCGAATCCTCCAGTCGATTCGACGAACCGGCAGGCTCCCTCGACCTTGGGTCCCATCGAACCCGCGGCAAACGCCGTCTGCCGGAGTTCGCCGGGCGTCGCCCTCGTAATCGGCCGCGCCTGGGGCGTGCCCCAGTCGCGGTGGACCGCCCGCACGTCGGTAAGCATCAGCAGCGCATCCGCCCGCAACGCACGGGCGAGGAGCGCCGCCGACAAATCCTTGTCGATCACCGCCTCAACGCCTCGAATCGCCCCCGCCTCGTCGATCGCGACCGGAATCCCGCCGCCGCCGGCGCAGATCACCGTCGCGCCGGCCTCCACGAGCAGCCGGATCGCCCGCAACTCCAGGATCCGCCGGGGTTCGGGGGACGGGACAACTCTGCGGAACCGGTTGCCGTCACGGGCCATCGACCAGCCCCGCTCGGAGGCAAGCCGCCGCGACGCTTCCTCCGTGTAGACGGGCCCGACCGGCGTGCTCGGCGCCCGGAATGCCGGATCGGTACGCTGGACAACCACCTGGGTCAGGAGGGTGACGACGTCGCGGGTCGGCAGCTCGTTCGCCAGTTCCTGCTCGATCAGGTACCCGATCATGCCTTCGCTTTCCGCGCCGAGGACATCGAGCGGGTACGGGCGCACGTCTGGAAACGCCTCGCCTTGCAGCGCGAGCAGCCCGACCTGGGGACCATTGCCGTGCGTCACGACGATCTCGTGAGCGCGGGCCACCTCCGCGATCGAACGCGCCGCCCGCCGGACGTTGGCCCGCTGGATATCGACTTCCAGCGACTCGCCCCGGCGCAGGAGGGCATTGCCGCCTAAGGCGATGACGACCCGCATCGCGTCACCTTAGCCGACGCACCGACCGGCGAGGCTGCTCGCCACGACGCCGGGCCGGCAATGCCACCCAGCACCAACAGCACGACGGCCTCAACGAGGAACTGTGCGAAGAAGGCCCCCGCGTAACACCCACGGCCTTGCGCGGACGCCGACACCGCCTGCTCACGTCCCCGCGGCGTGAGGACTCATACCCTTCATTCCCGGCCTGCGGGCGGACGCTAGGTATGAGTAGGCCCTCCCCGAAGGGGACAGAACGCACGCAGCCACATTTTCCGAGGCCGCGCCCAGTCTGCCCACGCGGCGTCGCCCAGGCGGGCACGCGTCTCCGCGGACTCGATTCGTGGATCGTCCGGGCCAGACTGGGCCGCCAGGTGCACCAGCAGCTCACAGGGGAATTCCGGGCAAACCCCGCATTGGGTGACACCCCGCTCCTTCGCACATGCGTACACGGGACAGACGCGTCCGGGGTCCAGCGTCTCCTGCGTGGCGCAACTTGCGCCCAGCGTCTCGTACCAGGCATTGCCCTCCCAGTGGAGCCCGCAAATCCCCCCGAAGTCCTGCGGGACCGTTGCGGCTGCTTCGCGCTTCCGCATCTCGGCCACGTCGAGCCCTCCTCTTTCCGTCCATCCTTGGCCCGGAGCGATTCAGCGGCACTCAGATGCCGGCTCTGGCGATTTCCAACGTCATGGTACTTCCGGTTGGAGAACGCGGCCATCGGGCTTAGACCTACTTGCACCTCAGGCCTCGGCCCTACGGGTCTCTCCCCTTCGGCGCCGGTCCAACCGCGTCCGGCCTCGGCACGTGCGACCGCCTGACCATGATGCAGCAGCATCGAGATTCGCAATCCCGCCGATGCGCGCCGGCGGTCGCCCTCAAGCGAACTTCGCCGGTACCTTAAGCACCCGAGCCATCCGACGGCGAAGCCAGACCATGAGCATGACGAGAACAATCAGCGCGGCGATCACCACATGGAGGACGACGCGGGTCTCGGCGACGCTGTAGCCCAGCACGACGAGGAGGATGTCGGTGGGGAGGATGCTCAGGAGCGTCACCCATAGGAACGTGGACCATCGCACGGACGTCAGCCCGAGCGCGAAATTCAGCAGGCTGTACGGCAGCAGCGGAAGGAACTGAATCAACAGGATGGCTCCCCACCCAGCCTGTGCTGCGGCACCGTCCACCCAGGCAAGCGTCGCCGGCGGGATCACGCGCTGTGCCGCTTCCCGGCCCACCATACGGGCGATCCCAAAGGCAAGGCAGGCGCTCGCCATCGCCCCCGCGAGCGACACCGCGAGGCCTTCCCAAAACCCGAAGACGGCGCCGTTGGCCACGATCATGGCGTCGGTTGGGAACGGAAGAAATGTGTTGATGACGGTGATGATGATCGACGCAACGGGGCCCCACGGCCCCCATCCGGCGACGGCACCGCGGACGTGGTCGATGGTGACGCTCGACCACGCGGTCACGGACCGGGCTCCCGGGTCATTCTGTCGACCGCGCCGGCAGGCGCATCAGGCGACGAAATTCCCGAGCCGTCTGGCCCGTGCGGGCTGCCGCAGCTTCCGCAACGCCTCCTGCTCGATCTGGCGGGCGCGCTCCCGCGTGAGCTTAAGCGTGCGTCCCACTTCCTGCAGCGTGTGCGGACGTGCCCCGTCGAGACCAAAC
This is a stretch of genomic DNA from bacterium. It encodes these proteins:
- the arcC gene encoding carbamate kinase gives rise to the protein MRVVIALGGNALLRRGESLEVDIQRANVRRAARSIAEVARAHEIVVTHGNGPQVGLLALQGEAFPDVRPYPLDVLGAESEGMIGYLIEQELANELPTRDVVTLLTQVVVQRTDPAFRAPSTPVGPVYTEEASRRLASERGWSMARDGNRFRRVVPSPEPRRILELRAIRLLVEAGATVICAGGGGIPVAIDEAGAIRGVEAVIDKDLSAALLARALRADALLMLTDVRAVHRDWGTPQARPITRATPGELRQTAFAAGSMGPKVEGACRFVESTGGFAVIGALEDAATMLRQEAGTTVRLDR
- a CDS encoding VTT domain-containing protein — translated: MTAWSSVTIDHVRGAVAGWGPWGPVASIIITVINTFLPFPTDAMIVANGAVFGFWEGLAVSLAGAMASACLAFGIARMVGREAAQRVIPPATLAWVDGAAAQAGWGAILLIQFLPLLPYSLLNFALGLTSVRWSTFLWVTLLSILPTDILLVVLGYSVAETRVVLHVVIAALIVLVMLMVWLRRRMARVLKVPAKFA